From Cucumis melo cultivar AY chromosome 3, USDA_Cmelo_AY_1.0, whole genome shotgun sequence:
CCAGTATTTGAGCCTCGCCTTAACATCTTCTGGATGATCACCTGAACAtagaaaaatttcaaattgaatCATATTCAACCTATACAAACAGCTAAAAAACTGAAGAACAGTTAACCACACAAATAGGAATtccttttcaatttttcaaGCGATATAGAGATTAAGAATTGAACCGAATGGCTTACCAGGACTAGAGATCTTCCAATTCGGGATGGGACCGGAAACAGAATCCACCGACTCGGGTAAAGGATTTTCCGGTTCCTTTTGGTGTTCATCCATAAACTTCTGGCTCATGGAATAACAGAGTTCGAGGGCCGGCAAGGTGTTACAGAGCTCAGGAATCTCGTCATAGCAAAACGCAAACCCTAGATCCACACATCCTTTGAGCTCCTCGAGATCGTCATCTGTCAAGCTCTTTGTTCTAGTCAAATTATCATCATCTGAAGCCTCGACAAAACCCTCGAGCAAGATCTGGTTCTTCTTGGTGTTGTTCCAGTAGGTAGGAAGAACTGACTCGTCGCGATCGTGTTCAGAGCTGAATTCAGATTGGAAGTGGAGGGTTTGAGCTTCTGGGTCCCCTTCAATGGCGGATACAGGAGAAATCTGAGATTGGAAGGAactcattttttgttttttttctttgaattttgagATTCGGCGGTTTCGGTCGTTTGTTATTTTGGTTTTTCGGCCAAACGCGTTAGGGGAAAAATGAAGTTTATTGCCTTATAAAGCTGAGCTGAGCCCACCTGTTAAACCCGATCCacaaacaataaataaataaataaataaataaccaaTAGTCGATCATTATAAAGGAAACTGTTGGGAGGCTACGGGAAAAAGGGGAAGAAGCCCTAAACTTTTTGGAGATAGAGAAGGAAAAAACTGTTGGATGAGAAAAAATGGGATGGGGAAGGAAAAACCTCGTAGACATGGGATTTGGTTTGGAGGTATTAAGGAGAAAGAAGGGGAAGAAAGAAAGGATGGCATAGAGGAAAGAGTGACAAattgtaaaataaaatatgattgcAAATATGGCAGTTATATCCCAAGTATTAATACATACACTCCCATGCAAAAGCAATTTTTAGTTGTTACAAAATTTAGATCTAGTGATTGTGATAGATTTGATATATTTTGATGGTAgcttaaattttttatatttgtaattatttaaaaatattgttatatttgtaattatttgaaaatgttgttatacaatcaattattatctttaaaaaattaatattcatTTCAACCCACCCGGTTTTAAAATAATAGGAAAAAAATTGGACTTTCAAGAGAAGTTTGATAGAAAAAAATTGGCTTCAGAAAAGgaaaaagtgagaaaaaattGTGGATCCAACTCATTTGTTAAAATATGCCACTTGgctaaattatttattttgttgtcATTAGTTTCAtatgaagttttttttaaaacaaatgaCTCAAATTTCAAGCTTAAAATATTGTtcttccaaattttaaaaataatgaaaaaaaaaattgctgtCATCAAAGTTACTATTCAACACATGTTTTCATAATGAAATtgggaaagagagagaaaaaaaaaaaaagttaagtgCGAAAGGAATGACTCCTAAATATGTGAACAAACTCTTACGTTGCATTAGTTGAATGTGAACGTGATAGGAGGAAGAGCGAATTTTAGTAGAAGGAGATGATGCGAGCCAAAAACTATCGTTCTTGTGTTCCAAATCTGGATCAACAAAAGTCATATTTTGAGCACGAAATTAGGGTTATCAATATAAAAGTTTTATTAGTTTCAAAACAATCAATTTATACTTATAAATTTGTCAAGCCATCTAAATTTTTCCCTTACAACTTGCTAGTTGGTCGAATTGGATTTTAAATTTCAGTGCATGCAACTTTTAGTCTTTATTCTCTATTCAATTTTCGCTAGTTTATCCACTGAttaaaaagatataaaaaaaatgactgtgaattcaataattttaataaaactatgtttcatacaaaataaaatttgttcaaGCACAAACCCCATCATATAACTTGGTTAAAACtcaaaaaagttcaaaaaagaaaaaaaaaatcttacctTTCATGTCATTTTTCTATGAACTTCTAACAACTTAGTACCCTACTATGTTTTATTTGCAATCCATTAAGCACATATCAATGATAGTTTTGCAAAGAGTAACATTGGAACAATAATTCTAAGGTTAGAGATTACAAACATCAATGTAAGTTTGTTTGAGATGTTAGTTATTTAATTAAGTACTTTTAGCTTTCACCAAGGCAAGAGTATAAAATTTCTTTATTCAGAAGTTCTTCTTTAGTACGTTATTGTTGGGTTGATACCCTACATTTCGTGGTCttatagtttgtaattgtatatatgatacaaacattttatttatctaataaaataaagtgtttattttatttgacatttagttgcattaacccacaaaaccaataaactaacatccaaggttatttTTTGTAActtaaacatgtatgtggagacatacaagtggatcatgttatacatgtttaagtgataacctaaatgttatgtagtagatggataaggctggataccttatcttgGTGACACTGCGAATAtggtctgctttgtagttgttacaattgttctaaagtgctacaaatgatttgatcctaatcattcaaatcattcatgtagagcaagggtattctatacaaagagctTGTTTAAGATcagaccatgaaatgaatagtctctcttattaacaccgttactagttgagactacatttcaccaggatgaccataggtgacttgacctgaatcctgagtgagttgtgaattCTTGTCTATGAAGGCggtcctttgatttgcatgggtgagagtggtctctgtcgccgactcaatatgcctaccattttagGGATTCGCCTAATTGGGGAGTtgggaacacagctacacaagaaggaattcacatcttctctatagataaagtaagtagagaaattgctctcttacgGGCTGATTCCAggacttgaacaatgtggcgccacacttTCTCTTGGCccgagaggagttcagttatagtgggactatattattgtttgttagaagaatcaatggtacttaaggagttagatgtaactacaggggcaaaaggGTAATTTTTTGCCTAGTTGTACTTACAaacaatttgtgaagggtcattgcactattcataggttatatctaatggacacaaaaatatatctacagtaagaagagtgcaactattagtttttagtggaatgactaatagttaatgaatgaagattaatttaattaaaaagtttaattaattaatctcatatcattggagTTTCAATTTGTAAGTCCATAAGGTCCcattgttagctcaataag
This genomic window contains:
- the LOC103488660 gene encoding uncharacterized protein LOC103488660 produces the protein MSSFQSQISPVSAIEGDPEAQTLHFQSEFSSEHDRDESVLPTYWNNTKKNQILLEGFVEASDDDNLTRTKSLTDDDLEELKGCVDLGFAFCYDEIPELCNTLPALELCYSMSQKFMDEHQKEPENPLPESVDSVSGPIPNWKISSPGDHPEDVKARLKYWAQAVACTVRLCN